From Acropora muricata isolate sample 2 chromosome 14, ASM3666990v1, whole genome shotgun sequence, one genomic window encodes:
- the LOC136899640 gene encoding uncharacterized protein: MTSFKAARNLLLESYNDGLIDDDEFILLYEGNFSKNPESPYEDYERFDLDVMDDAECKAEFRFTKSEIPRVAEALDIPATFFCHQGSTAPGMEGLSLVLRRLTYPCRYSDLILRFGRPVPELSMIYNVVLDYIYNTHGHRMSQWNHTILDPVSLERYAEAVYDKGAALDNCIGFIDGTVRPICRPGEFQRVVYNGHKRVHALKFQSFTLPNGMIANMYGPVEGRKHYAGMLADSGLLNDLQRFAFSTTGQAMCLYGDPAYPLRIHLQAPFRNAVLTPAMEAFNSSMSAVSESVEWLFGDIVNYFKFMDFHKNLKIGLSSVGKMYIVSALLCNAHTCFNGNQTSEYFNLEPPTLEEYFV; this comes from the exons GCTAGGAATCTTCTCCTGGAAAGCTATAACGATGGCCTTATCGATGACGATGAATTTATTTTGCTGTATGAAGGAAACTTCTCGAAAAATCCAGAATCTCCATATGAAGACTACGAAAGATTCGACTTGGATGTGATGGACGATGCGGAATGCAAAGCTGAATTTCGATTCACGAAAAGTGAAATTCCAAGAGTAGCTGAAGCACTGGATATTCCTGCAACATTTTTTTGCCACCAAGGATCAACAGCTCCTGGAATGGAAGGACTAAGTCTGGTGTTAAGACGACTGACTTACCCTTGTCGCTACTCCGATTTGATCCTTCGTTTCGGGCGACCAGTACCGGAGCTGAGCATGATATACAACGTCGTTTTGGATTACATTTATAACACACACGGCCACAGAATGAGCCAGTGGAACCACACAATTCTAGATCCTGTCAGTCTAGAGAGGTATGCTGAAGCAGTCTATGACAAAGGTGCAGCACTGGACAACTGCATAGGCTTCATAGATGGGACTGTAAGACCAATCTGTCGTCCTGGGGAATTCCAAAGAGTCGTATACAATGGTCACAAACGGGTACACGCACTAAAATTTCAATCATTTACCTTGCCCAATGGTATGATTGCAAATATGTACGGGCCTGTAG aGGGAAGAAAACACTATGCCGGTATGTTGGCAGATTCCGGACTGCTTAACGATCTACAGCGTTTTGCATTTTCTACCACTGGTCAAGCCATGTGCCTTTATGGAGACCCAGCATACCCTCTCCGTATCCACTTGCAAGCTCCTTTCAGGAACGCAGTTCTAACTCCTGCCATGGAAGCCTTCAATTCCTCCATGAGTGCTGTGAGTGAATCAGTGGAATGGCTTTTTGGGGACATTgtcaactattttaaatttatggATTTCcataagaatttaaaaattggtcTAAGCTCTGTGGGGAAAATGTATATTGTCAGTGCTCTCCTTTGCAATGCCCATACTTGCTTCAATGGAAATCAAACTTCGGAATATTTTAATCTGGAGCCCCCAACCCTTgaagagtattttgtttaa